Part of the Leifsonia sp. Root112D2 genome is shown below.
CTCCTCTTTCTGGGCCTCGGTTCCGCGACGGAAGACGGGCATGACACCGAGGCCGACGCCGGCCTCGAGGGTGACGGCAATGCTCTGGTCCACCCGCGCGAGCTGCTCGATGGCCAGACACAGCGAGACGTAGTCCTTGCCCTGCCCGCCGTACTGCTGTGGAAACGGCAGGCCGAACAGCCCCATGCGACCCATCTGCGCGATGATGTCGTACGGCAGCGCGCGCTTGGTGTCGTACTCGTACGCGGCGGGAGCGACAACGCTGTCGGCGAAGTCGCGCACCTCCTCAAGCAGGCTCTGCTGCTGATCGCTCAACTCGATGCTGGCGAACGCGGTGGTGAAACTGTCGGTCATGATGCTGCTCCTTCTTGTCTCGCCGTCGCCGATTGTGTCGGTTCAGGCTCGTCTGGGGTGGCCGGCGCCGGGTCGGCAGCCTCAGCCGGGTCGATGCTGGCGAGAATCTGGTCGCTCTTCACGAGGTCGCCGACGGCGACGTGAATGCTCACGATTCCGTCAATCGTGGCCGTGAGACGGTGCTCCATCTTCATGGCCTCGACGGTCAGCAGGCTCTCCCCGACCTCGACGGTCTTCCCTGACGCGACAGAGACGGCGACCACGGTGCCGGGCATGGGGGTACGGATGTCGGGGCTGGCCTGGCCGGGCGTGCGGTTCAGGCCCGCCAGATGCTCGGCGCTGCGCGTCGCCTCGTCGAGAATCGTGAGCTCGAACGCGGCACCGGCGTCACCGATCCAGACGGATGCGCCCTGCCGCGCCACGCGCCGTGTGCGTGCGACGCCGTCGAGCTCCACGAGCAGCGTCGAGGCATCCCGCTGCTGGAAGCGTGCCCGGTGTTCACGGGATTCGATGGCGATGGATGCCTCGTGGGCGCCACCCGCGACGAACACGTCGACGACACGCTCGGGTCCCAGCCGAAAGCCATAGCGCACGGGGCGCGGGGAGCCGAGTCGCCAGCCGCTCGGCTTCAGCCATGGCGAGCCGTCTTCCGCGGCGACCTGCCGCTCGGCGTGCAGGGCCAGCGCCGCCGCCGTGAGAATGCCGTCATCCGGCTCGCGAAAAACCAAACCGTCGAGGCTGCGTTCGATGAGGCCCGTGTCGAGGTCGCCTGCCTGCACCTCGGGTTCGGCAAGCAGGGCCCGCAGGTATTCGAGGTTCGTGTGCAGGCCGAGCACGGTGGTGTGTTCAAGTGCCGCGTCCAGCCGGGTGAGCGCCTGCGCCCGATCCGCACCCCACGCGATCACCTTGGCCAGCATGGGGTCGTAGTCGGCACCAATCTGCAGCCCCGGCGCGAGTGCGCTGTCCACCCGAATCCCTTCGCCCTGCGCCTCCCGGAGCGCCAGCACGGTGCCGGTCGTGGGCAGGAAGCCGCGTTCCGGACTCTCCGCGTACACCCGCGCCTCGATGGCGTGGCCGCTCAGCGTGACCTCCGATTGGGCGATGCCCAGCGGCTCCCCGGCCGCGATGCGCAACTGCCACTCCACCAAGTCGATTCCGGTCACGAGCTCGGTGACCGGGTGTTCCACCTGCAGCCGAGTGTTCATCTCCATGAAGAAGAACTCCTCGGGCTGTGCTGCCGCCACCAGAAACTCCACGGTTCCGGCACCGGCATAGTCGACGCTGCGAGCGACCTGGCATGCCGCCTCGCCGATGCGCGCCCGCGTCGCCGCATCCAGCAGCGGCGAGGGGGCCTCCTCGATCACCTTCTGGTGCCGGCGTTGCAGCGAGCACTCCCGCTCCCCCAGGTGGATCACCCCGCCGTGCCCGTCGGCGAGAAGCTGTACCTCGATATGCCGCGGCGTCTCAACGAGACGCTCGAGAAAGAGGGTGTCGTCGCCGAAGGCGGATGCCGCCACCCGGCGGGCCGCCGCCAACCTGCTGTGCAGCTCACTCGCGTCGCGCACGACCTGCATGCCTTTTCCGCCGCCGCCGGCCGAGGGCTTGATGAGCAGCGGGTAGCCGACGGCGGGCGCGGCGGCGATGAGCGCCGCATCGTCGAGGCCCGGCTCGGCGACGCCGGGAATCGTGGGAACGCCGAACGATTCCACCTGCTTCTTGGCACGGATCTTGTCGCCCATGACCTCGAGGGCGTGCGTGGACGGGCCGATGAACACGATGCCCGCCTCGGCGCAGGCCGCGGCGAACGCCGCGTTCTCGGAGAGGAAGCCGTAGCCGGGGTGGATCGCCTCCGCGCCCGTCTGCTGCGCCGCCGCGATGATCGCCTCGACGTCGAGGTAACTCGCCTGTGCTGCCGCGGGGCCGATGCGCACGGCGATGTCGGCCAGGCCGACGTGCTTCGCACCACGATCGGCGTCGCTGTAGACGGCAACCGAGCGGATGCCAAGACGCGCCAGCGTCTCGATGATGCGGCAGGCTATCTCGCCGCGGTTGGCCACGAGAACCGTGCCGAACGGGCGCGCCACGGCGGGAGATGCGGGGCGCGCGGGACGGCGACCTGGGGAATCGGCGATGGTCATGTGCGTCACATCCGGAACAGGCCGAAGGCCGTGTCGGGCAGCGGCACGCGCGAGCACACATCGAGGGCGAGGCCCAGCACCGTGCGGGTATCTGCCGGGTCGATGATGCCGTCGTCCCACAGCCGCGCGGTCGAATAGTAGGGGCCGCCCTGCCGCTCGTATTGTTCGGCGATCGGTGCGCGGAACGCCGCCTCGTCCTCGGCCGACCATTGCTCGCCGCGGCCTTCGAGCTGCTCGCGTTTGACGGTGGCCAGCACGGATGCCGCCTGCGGGCCACCCATGACGGAGACCCGCGCGGCCGGCCACATCCACAGGAAACGTGGCGAGTACGCGCGTCCGCACATGGAGTAGTTGCCGGCACCGAACGAACCGCCGATCACCACCGTGAGCTTGGGCACCCGGGCCGTGGCAACGGCGGTGACCATCTTCGCTCCGTGCTTGGCGATGCCGCCGGCCTCCGCATCCGTTCCCACCATGAAGCCGGAGATGTTCTGCAGAAACACGAGCGGGATACCGCGCTGGTCGCACAATTCGATGAAGTGCGCGCCCTTCTGGGCGGACTCGCTGAAGAGCACGCCGTTGTTGGCCACGATGCCCACCGGATGCCCATGCAGGCGCGCGAAGCCTGTCACGAGCGTCGTGCCGTACTCCTTTTTGAACTCGTGGAACTCGCTGGCATCCACCAGTCGGGCAATCACCTCGTGCACGTCGTAGGAGGCCTGTACGTCGGTGGGGACCACACCGTAGAGCGTGGATTCCTCCGCCACCGGCGGCCGGCTCCGCTGCACCTCCCAGGCGGGTGCTGCCGCTTCGGGCAGCGTTGCCACGATGTCGCGCACTATCGCGAGGGCGTGTTCGTCGTCTTCGGCGAGATGATCGACGACGCCGGAGACGCGTGCGTGCAGTTCGCCGCCGCCAAGATCCTCGGCACTGACTATCTCGCCGATGGCGGCCTTCACGAGGGGTGGCCCGCCGAGGAAGATCGTGCCCTGGCCGCGCACGATCACCGTCTCGTCGCTCATGGCCGGCACGTAGGCACCGCCGGCCGTGCAGGATCCCAGCACCGCGGCGATCTGCGGAATCTTCGCCGCAGACATGCGCGCCTGGTTGTAGAAGATGCGCCCGAAGTGGTCGCGATCGGGAAAGACCTCGTCCTGCATCGGCAGGTAGGCGCCGCCCGAGTCGACGAGATAGATGCAGGGCAGTGCGTTCTCGAGGGCTATCTCCTGCGCGCGCAGATGCTTCTTCACCGTCATCGGAAAGTAGGTGCCGCCCTTGACGGTGGCGTCGTTGCAGATCACGAGCACGTGCCTGCCGTGAACAAGTCCGATGCCGGCGATCACTCCAGCGCCGGGGCATTCGTCGTCATAGAGTCCGTTCGCCGCGAGCGGCGCTATCTCAAGAAAGGGGCTGCCCGCATCCAGAAGTCGGTCGACACGTTCACGCGGCAGCAGCTTGCCGCGAGCGAGGTGACGCTCTCGGGAGCGTTCGGGGCCGCCTGCGGCGACCACGCGCATCCGCTCACGCAATTCATCGACGAGCATCCGCTGATCGGCCTCATTGCGCACGAACGCAGGTTCGGCGGAATTCACCGCGGACGCGAGGATCGGCATCGACTGTCCTCCTGGACATTTGAGTTAATGACAACTAACTTGAATTCAGGTTAGTAATGATTAACCGAAATGTCTAGAGTGGATGCCATGACCACGAGCGCAGAGACGGGTACCACCGAAGGCGCTGTACCCACGCAGCGCAGCCGCGCGAAGGCCGACAGGCGACGCGCCCTGCTCGACGCCGCCGCTGCGCTCTTCGCCCAGCGCGGCTTCAACGGCGTCTCCATCGAAGACCTCGGCGCCGCGGCAGGCGTGAGCGGTCCGGCCGTGTACCGGCATTTCAGCGGCAAGCAGGATGTGCTTGCCGCACTTCTCGTCGAGGTGAGCCACGATCTGCTCGACGGTGGAGCAGACGTCGTTTCGAACGCCGACGGCGACGACGACGCCCTGCGGGCGCTCATCCGCTTTCACGTGAGTTTCGCGCTCGCTCGCACCGATGTCATCCGCGTGCAGGACCGCGACCTCGACAGCCTGGCGGAGGCACCCCGCCGCGAGGTGCGCACGCTGCAGCGCGACTACATCGAACTATGGATCAGCGTGCTCGCCCGGCTGCACCCCGCCCCCGGCCGTGCCGAGCTGCGGATGCGCGTGCAGGCGACATTCGGACTGATCAACTCGACCCCGCACAGCGTGGGCGTGCGGGATCGCACGATCGACGACGCGACCAGCCGCCGCGTTCTCGAACTCATGGCCTGGTCAGGCCTGAACGCCTGAGCTGAGCGTCGCTCCTCACACCATCGCAAGCACTCGGGCGGGGTCGGCGAGGATACGACCGACGTCGGCCAGAAAGCGCGACGCCTGCTCGCCGTCGACGAGCCGATGGTCGAACGACAGGGTCAGCGTCATCACGCTACGCAGCGCGATGCCTCCCTCGAACTCCCATGGCTGGCGGCGAATGGTGCCCATTGCAAGAATCGCCGCCTCACCGGGATTCAGGATCGGGGTTCCTCCATCGACCCCGAACACTCCGACGTTGCTGATGGAAATGGTGCCGCCGCTCAACTCCTCCGGGCTCGATCGTCCCTCCTTAGCCGTGGCGACGAGCCCGGAGACAGCGGCGGCAAGCTGGGCGAGCGTGAGGGTCTCGGCCCTCGGGATGTTCGGCACCATGAGCCCGCGCGGGGTCGCCGCGGCGATGCCCAGGTTCACGGCGTGGAACTGCACAATCTGCTGTGCCGCCTCGTCCCAGTGCGAGTTGACCTCGGGGGTGCGCCCCACTGCAATGCAGAGCGCCTTCGCGACGGCCGTGAGGATGGTGACGCGCGCGCCCGCCAACTCGCCGGAGCGGGTGAGGCGTTCCAGCAGTTCGAGCGTCGGCGTGACATCAACGGTCATGAATGCACTCGCGTGCGGGGCGGTGAACGCGCTGGCGACCATGGCCTCGGCCGTGCGCTTGCGCACGCCCTTGATCGGGATGCGCGTCTCGCCCTCGCTAGGGTGCTCGGGCAGAGCGGATGCCGCTTCGCCGGTCGGCAGGTTGCGCACCCTCCGCGCGGGGCGCGCTCCGGTCTCCGCCTTCGCGCCGTAGCCGACGAGGTTGGGGAGGATGGGGTCCTCGATGGTCGTCGAAGGATCTGCAGGCCCTTCGAGACGGCCGCGGGCGGCCTCCTCAGGGAGCGGGGACTCAGGGATCGGCGATAGCGGCTCCCCATCCACCTCGAAGGCCACGATCTTCTCCCCCACGTTCACGGTGACGCCCGGCTCCACATACAGTCGGGTCACCACGCCGGCATACGGCGAGGGCAGCTCCACGAGCGCCTTGGCCGTCTCCACATCGGCGATGATCTGGTTGAGTTCAACGGTGTCGCCCACCTTGACGTTCCACGATACGAGCTCGCTCTCGGTGAGCCCCTCGCCGAGATCCGGCAGCATGAAATCCTTCACGGTCATCTCAGGCCACCACCCCGGTGAGAGAGTGAGGGCGGCCCAGAGCTCGGTCGACACCGTCGAGAATGCGATCCAGGTCGGGCAGGTAGTGGCTCTCCAGCTTGGCAACCGGATACGGCACGTCGAAGCCCGTCACGCGCACCGGCGCATGCCTCAGCTCGGCGAAACAGCGTTCCGTGATACTCGCGGCGACTTCGGCACCGAGCCCTCCGGAGAGCGCAGCCTCGTGTGTGACAACGAGCCGACCCGTCTTGCGAACGGATGCCTCCACCGTCTCGAAATCGATGGGCGAGAGCGAACGCAGATCGATGACCTCGATGGAGATCCCCTCGTCCGATGCGGCGACGGCGGCATCGCAGGCCGTGCCGACAAGAGGTCCGTAGGTCACGAGCGTCGCATCCGTACCCGGCATCACGATGCGCGCTCTGCCCATCGGCAGGGCCTCCGACAGGGGTGCCGCCTCATCGACCTCCCCCTTCACGTGGTAGCGCCGTTTCGGTTCGAAATACAGCACGGGATCGTCGCTGGCGATGGCCTGGCGAATCATCGTGAACGCATCCTGCGCCGTGGAAACGCTGACGACCCGCAGCCCGGCCGCATGCGCGAAATACGCCTCGGGCGAGTCGGAGTGGTGCTCGGCCGAGCCGATACCCCCGCCGAAGGGCACCCGAATCGTGAGAGGCATCGACACGCGCCCCTGGGTGCGCCCACGCATGCGGGCCACCTGGCTGACGATCTGGTCGAATGCCGGGTAGATGAAACCGTCGAACTGGATCTCGCACACCGGTCGGTAGCCGCGATACGCCAGTCCGACGGCAGCCCCGAGGATGCCGGATTCCGCGAGCGGCGTGTCCATGACGCGGCGTTCCCCGAAATCACGCTGCAGCCCGTCCGTCACGCGGTAGACACCGCCCAGCTTGCCAATGTCCTCGCCCATGAGCACGACCTTCTCATCGGCCTTCAGCGCCTCGCGCAGACCGGCCGTGAT
Proteins encoded:
- a CDS encoding acetyl/propionyl/methylcrotonyl-CoA carboxylase subunit alpha, with the translated sequence MTIADSPGRRPARPASPAVARPFGTVLVANRGEIACRIIETLARLGIRSVAVYSDADRGAKHVGLADIAVRIGPAAAQASYLDVEAIIAAAQQTGAEAIHPGYGFLSENAAFAAACAEAGIVFIGPSTHALEVMGDKIRAKKQVESFGVPTIPGVAEPGLDDAALIAAAPAVGYPLLIKPSAGGGGKGMQVVRDASELHSRLAAARRVAASAFGDDTLFLERLVETPRHIEVQLLADGHGGVIHLGERECSLQRRHQKVIEEAPSPLLDAATRARIGEAACQVARSVDYAGAGTVEFLVAAAQPEEFFFMEMNTRLQVEHPVTELVTGIDLVEWQLRIAAGEPLGIAQSEVTLSGHAIEARVYAESPERGFLPTTGTVLALREAQGEGIRVDSALAPGLQIGADYDPMLAKVIAWGADRAQALTRLDAALEHTTVLGLHTNLEYLRALLAEPEVQAGDLDTGLIERSLDGLVFREPDDGILTAAALALHAERQVAAEDGSPWLKPSGWRLGSPRPVRYGFRLGPERVVDVFVAGGAHEASIAIESREHRARFQQRDASTLLVELDGVARTRRVARQGASVWIGDAGAAFELTILDEATRSAEHLAGLNRTPGQASPDIRTPMPGTVVAVSVASGKTVEVGESLLTVEAMKMEHRLTATIDGIVSIHVAVGDLVKSDQILASIDPAEAADPAPATPDEPEPTQSATARQEGAAS
- a CDS encoding carboxyl transferase domain-containing protein, whose translation is MPILASAVNSAEPAFVRNEADQRMLVDELRERMRVVAAGGPERSRERHLARGKLLPRERVDRLLDAGSPFLEIAPLAANGLYDDECPGAGVIAGIGLVHGRHVLVICNDATVKGGTYFPMTVKKHLRAQEIALENALPCIYLVDSGGAYLPMQDEVFPDRDHFGRIFYNQARMSAAKIPQIAAVLGSCTAGGAYVPAMSDETVIVRGQGTIFLGGPPLVKAAIGEIVSAEDLGGGELHARVSGVVDHLAEDDEHALAIVRDIVATLPEAAAPAWEVQRSRPPVAEESTLYGVVPTDVQASYDVHEVIARLVDASEFHEFKKEYGTTLVTGFARLHGHPVGIVANNGVLFSESAQKGAHFIELCDQRGIPLVFLQNISGFMVGTDAEAGGIAKHGAKMVTAVATARVPKLTVVIGGSFGAGNYSMCGRAYSPRFLWMWPAARVSVMGGPQAASVLATVKREQLEGRGEQWSAEDEAAFRAPIAEQYERQGGPYYSTARLWDDGIIDPADTRTVLGLALDVCSRVPLPDTAFGLFRM
- a CDS encoding TetR/AcrR family transcriptional regulator, with the translated sequence MTTSAETGTTEGAVPTQRSRAKADRRRALLDAAAALFAQRGFNGVSIEDLGAAAGVSGPAVYRHFSGKQDVLAALLVEVSHDLLDGGADVVSNADGDDDALRALIRFHVSFALARTDVIRVQDRDLDSLAEAPRREVRTLQRDYIELWISVLARLHPAPGRAELRMRVQATFGLINSTPHSVGVRDRTIDDATSRRVLELMAWSGLNA
- a CDS encoding dihydrolipoamide acetyltransferase family protein, whose product is MTVKDFMLPDLGEGLTESELVSWNVKVGDTVELNQIIADVETAKALVELPSPYAGVVTRLYVEPGVTVNVGEKIVAFEVDGEPLSPIPESPLPEEAARGRLEGPADPSTTIEDPILPNLVGYGAKAETGARPARRVRNLPTGEAASALPEHPSEGETRIPIKGVRKRTAEAMVASAFTAPHASAFMTVDVTPTLELLERLTRSGELAGARVTILTAVAKALCIAVGRTPEVNSHWDEAAQQIVQFHAVNLGIAAATPRGLMVPNIPRAETLTLAQLAAAVSGLVATAKEGRSSPEELSGGTISISNVGVFGVDGGTPILNPGEAAILAMGTIRRQPWEFEGGIALRSVMTLTLSFDHRLVDGEQASRFLADVGRILADPARVLAMV
- a CDS encoding alpha-ketoacid dehydrogenase subunit beta, which encodes MTTLTMAKAITAGLREALKADEKVVLMGEDIGKLGGVYRVTDGLQRDFGERRVMDTPLAESGILGAAVGLAYRGYRPVCEIQFDGFIYPAFDQIVSQVARMRGRTQGRVSMPLTIRVPFGGGIGSAEHHSDSPEAYFAHAAGLRVVSVSTAQDAFTMIRQAIASDDPVLYFEPKRRYHVKGEVDEAAPLSEALPMGRARIVMPGTDATLVTYGPLVGTACDAAVAASDEGISIEVIDLRSLSPIDFETVEASVRKTGRLVVTHEAALSGGLGAEVAASITERCFAELRHAPVRVTGFDVPYPVAKLESHYLPDLDRILDGVDRALGRPHSLTGVVA